A section of the Malaclemys terrapin pileata isolate rMalTer1 chromosome 15, rMalTer1.hap1, whole genome shotgun sequence genome encodes:
- the GPS2 gene encoding LOW QUALITY PROTEIN: G protein pathway suppressor 2 (The sequence of the model RefSeq protein was modified relative to this genomic sequence to represent the inferred CDS: inserted 1 base in 1 codon; deleted 2 bases in 2 codons), with protein MPALLERPKLSSAMARALHRHVMVERERKRQEEEEVDKMMEQKMKEEQERRRKKEMEERMSLEETREQICKLGERLQALQEEKHQLFLQLKKVLHEEEKRRRKEQSDLTTLTAAAYQQGMVAHAGTHILNMQGSPGGHSRAGTLISADRSKQIFAPPVITQTRHFATQPAFAPGTPEHGQYQSGQAGHSPYAVGQGQHFAPGQAVPVSYAGSQPIRGPSAFPTMQYLSQQPPGYALHGHFPPAQPGFHPPSTTIPLQKQLEHANQQSGFTDSSTLRPMHPQALHPNQTLLPNPQLPVQMQPASKSGFPASSQPASRHAFIQHAQGXRFYHK; from the exons ATGCCGGCGCTGCTGGAGCGGCCCAAGCTCTCCTCGGCCATGGCGCGCGCCCTGCACCGCCACGTCATGGTGGAGCGCGAGCGCAAGCGGCAGG aggaggaggaggtggacaaGATGATGGAGCAGAAGATGAAGGAGGAGCAGGAGCGGCGCCGGAAAAAGGAGATGGAGGAGCGCATGTCCCTGGAGGAGACCAGAGAGCAG atctgtaagctgggggagaggctgcaggccttgcaggAGGAGAAGCATCAGCTTTTCCTGCAGCTGAAGAAGGTGCTGCATGAGGAGGAGAAGCGCCGGCgcaaggagcagag TGACTTGACAACGCTGACGGCGGCAGCCTATCAGCAGGGCATGGTTGCGCATGCCGGGACCCACATCCTCAACATGCAGG ggagccccggggggCACAGCCGGGCCGGGACGCTGATCTCGGCCGACCGGAGCAAGCAGATCTTTGCA CCCCCCGTGATCACG CAGACGCGGCACTTTGCCACC CAGCCGGCCTTCGCGCCCGGCACCCCAGAGCACGGGCAGTACCAGAGCGGGCAGGCCGGGCACAGCCCCTACGCCGTGGGGCAGGGCCAGCACTTCGCCCCAGGCCAGGCCGTGCCCGTCAGCTACGCCGGCAGCCAGCCCATCCGTGG CCCCTCGGCCTTCCCCACCATGCAGTACCTGTCGCAGCAGCCACCGGGGTACGCGCTCCACGGGcacttcccccccgcccagccaG GGTTTCATCCCCCCAGCACAACCATTCCCCTGCAGAAGCAACTGGAACATGCCAACCAGCAGTCCGGCTTCACCGACTCG TCGACCCTGCGCCCGATGCacccccaggccctgcaccccaaccagaccctgctgcccaacccccagctccccgtccAGATGCAGCCGGCCAGCAAG TCGGGCTTCCCCGCCAGCAGCCAGCCGGCCTCACGTCACGCCTTCATCCAGCACGCCCAGG AGCGCTTCTACCACAAGTGA